The Mycobacterium sp. EPa45 genomic interval TCATCCACTGTCGGTGGTGGCCCCCACCAGCGGCCACCCTCGCTGAGTGATTGAGTCATCGCGACACGATAGACCTCACGCATGGCGTGTGCGATCTCAGCGTCAGTGGCCCCGGGAATCAGCCGGTGCCGGATGTCGGCGTCAGACACGATGCGCTGGGCCACAGGCGTTGCGCGGTCTTCGTTGAACGCGGCAGAGGATGGATAGGCTTTACCGTGGCCTGTTCCCCTCGTGTAGACGATGAAGCAGTAGGCGAGGTCAAACTGGCACAGGGAATTGAGAAGAACGTCATGAGCCGTGATTTCGGTATCGGATGGAAACTCAATGTTATCGAGGTCAGGTCGCATAGCCGAATGATCGACGATGAGCTCGCGTGCAGCCGAGATGATGAATCCGTTCCGGCCACTGGTGAGATCTGCGCGTGAAGCGTCGACTTGTGCGTGTCGAATCCAGGAGGAGTACGTGTAGTCGGCGCCGTAACTCTCCGAGGGCACGGGCCTCAGTGCCAGGCTGGAGACCGTTTCCCACGCTTCCAGCCTGACGGCGAGACTGCCGATGACGTAGAGCCTGATCACCGTGGACAGGCGCTTCCTGGTGGCATCGGAGCCCACGCCGAGCTTGACGTATTGATCACCAAGCCTCTCGATCGCTTCGGTGACCAGGTCGCCGCGCTCAAAGTACAGCGCTTGGGCACAGAAGATGACCCATAAGTTCAGCGCCTTTTCGAAATCCTCCACACTCATGCCAGCCGCCATGGACTGAGTCAGTGACCGGAGGAACTGGCGGAGCCTCACATCGTTGTCGACTTCGAGGAGAGTGGCCGCGGCCTCCGCGAATGTCGGGTAGTCCATATTTGTCGAAAGGGGGATATCTCTGCGGGTGCCGGCCGAATTAGCCTGCGAGGCAATAAACTCGCGAATGACTTGCTGGGCGAGGTCGCCCGCCTCTTTGCGGATCCTGGCGGTGTACTCGGACAATACATCCGGCCAGTGAGCATGACGGAGACGGACGTTCTGGGCCCCTTCTCTCACCCAGATCTCTCCGGGACGAAACACCGTCACCACCTTGCCGTCGGGATCCATAAACTCGCCGTCTTTGCTGAACGGCACCGGAAGTCCGTCACGGTGGTGCGGTACGAACACCATCACGATCTCATCGCTGCCATGATCATGAATCTGCACCCTGAGGTGGATCTCGCCCTCGATGTACTTTCGGACGAGGTCACCGAGTTTGGCGCCGTCGAACGCTCTTCGGTCCTTGATGGTTCCGATCGGCGTACACGGAACTCCAGCGTCGTCAACACCTATGAGGATGTATCCACCCGGGGGCCGATTCGACATTGTCACAATGTCTTTTACGATTTTCAAACGATCCTCTAACACACCCAGGTCGACGGAAGCCTTCAGGTCGAGGTGGGTTTCTTCGGGGTTGCCGAGCAGCTCCCGGAGCTTCTCGTAATCGGTGCGCCCGTCAGGAACTATCATGCTTGTTGACCCCTTCCGTGCTGCCTCGAGCGAATCTCCCATGACACTGTCAGCTCCCCGACCGTCGGCGACAGTACTCCAGCTCGCCGCTGCGGACCTAACAACCTCTGTGCCCGGCCGCAGGATGCAATCACGGAGGGCATTGGTAACCTGCCGCCGGCCAATGCCTTCGACCCGGAGTCTCACGGATAACCAGCTCACGCTTCCGCCCACCGTCGACCAATCCCGCTGCAGCGGTGGGCATCTGATCAAGCGCCTCCATTCCGGGGTGTCACACTTCCTGATCAGCTGAGTCAAGGGCGTCTTCGACGTCACAGGGCGATGGCTTCCCCCATCACGAAGGCGTCCGCCCAAATCTGGCGCTCTACGGAAGCTGAGCGGCTCGCATCCGTCGACACAGCGCGACACAGCAACGGATTGCATGGAGTTGTTCGGGGGCGGCGGCAGCTAATGTTCGCCAAAGGCCGCGGGGTCAGAGCGTGCCAGCCAGGGCCAGTCCGGTGGAGAGCCAAAGATGGCCTCTGTATCGGCCGATGCCTCAACCGGCTTGAACACCAGCCCGCTGTCGTCACATGTATGTGCTTCTAACGGAAGTTGCACCGTGAGAGTTTGGTGTGCCCAGGGATTCAGCCACATCGTCGGAAGCTCTGTGAACGGCCGCGACATTGAGATGCGTTGGGCAAAGAGCACTGCGGACACTCCCGCTCCGCGTGGCGGGGGCCCGGGGTTCCAGAAACCGTCAGCTGCCCTCACTATCGATGCCGACTCGCCATTTGAACTAACAGCGTGGGAGCCGAACAGTGCATCTTCGACTTCACTCGGCCTAGCGAAGATAGTCCAGTTCAAGATGGCCACCGCGAGGGACCCGCTGTGGGCACGGCCCTGTTCGCGCTTGTCCTTAAGAATTTTTCGGATCTCAATAGCACTCTCGACGGGGAATGCGCCACTGCCCGGGCCGACTCCTATTCGGCCGCAATCTTCGCCCCGATTGTCGGGGCTAAATGGAATGGCCGACAACGTAACCCGCCAATTGTCATCGCCGAAATCGAACATCTGCGATGGCCGCTCGCCGCGTTGCGTCAAGGTGTTGCGGACTAATTCGTAGTCCAAGGTATTGAGCCAAGATTCCACGTCTGCGATGACTCGGCTTCGCTTGAGTCTCAACCCGGACGAAGCGATTCGGACACCCACAAGGAAATCCGGATTACGGGCCGCGTCTATACAATCGAGTGCCCATCTCTCGCTATCGGAGTTCCACCGGCTTCCATCTTTAAAGAGAACGGCGCACTCGATGTGAGTTGATGAGGCGCCTTTCGAGACAAAGAAGTCCGGCCCCTGTCCGGGGTTCACTGTTACCGAGTATCCGAGTCGGCGGAAGAGGATGAATACGTAGAGTTCCCACCAGGCTGCGGCATGCTGGTGGACATCGTGTTTTCGGAATCGAGCCCGTAGGTCGCCCGTGGCGTCTGGATACTCCGCGTACCAATCCTCGATCAAGTCTCGTACTGCCTCGTACTCCGTGCCGCCGGCGCGATTAAGGAACTCGAAATGGGCTTCGCTGTATTTGGCGGGGTCATCATCTCGGGGTACCTGGTCGAAAAGGCCGGTTCCCGTCACTTCCCGTCAACGCCCGGCAGCCATCCTGATTGCACACCGCAGTTGTCGCAGTCGACGTCAACGATCCACTTCGACCGCTCGTCTAGGCCATGCGACCAGACCGGTTTGGCTACCGTCACACGGGCCGGCCGATTACATTCAGTGCACATCGCTTCCGCGGGGTAAGTTGCCATACAAAGGAGGCTAATCCCGCGGACCGACAGCTCCGGCTCGATCGTCGACTTTGCAAAGGTCTGTCCAGTCGGGCTCAGGGGTTTGCGATACGGGCTCTTCATCATTCTCCTTCGCCCGATGGCTTTTCATTGTCGCCTTTGGTAGGTGGTTTCTGAGTTATGAGGCTGACGGTCAGCAGCGTGTGCAGGACGAGCGCGGCCGCTTGCGAAGAGTTGTAGAGACCAATGCCGTGTGAGAGTTGATTCCGCAGGTTGAATCCGAGCGGGTGGGTCAGGGTGGCCTTAAGGAATCGATATCGACTGTCGCTCAGCGTGAATACGCCTGGGAGGAGATCGATCATTGCTCCGAGTCCCGGGTACTGGCCGGGTTTACGGATGTTCTGCAGCATGTATATGCCTCGGTTTGCGTTCAGGATCACTTGGCGTATCGCGTTTTCGATCCACGGCGTAGCGGTGTATACGGCTCCTTCGTAGTCTCCGCACCAATAACGTTGGAGGGCAAGGGTAGCGGCCTGTATGACGTATGGGTTTGTCGATGGCCACTGGCTGAGAAACACCACCAACGCTTCCTGCTCGGGCATTCCAAAACGTTCGGGTATCGAGTGAAGCGCTGCGGCCATTGGCCGCAGATTCCCGCTGATGAGCTGCGCTTCCCATTTTGTGAGGTCACCGTCGAAGCGGTCCTCGGGGCTGGTGGCTTGATAAATCGGCAGCCCATCGGGTCCCAGGATCATGTCGGGGAATAGCGCCGTGAGTGGGGCTGCGTTACGGTTGGCCTCAACGGTTGCGCAGTTCTGCTCGTAATTGCCGCTCAGTGGACCATACTTGGCGAACGACAGGAGTGCTTCCTGCCATGTTGCGCCAGAGGACATTTGGTCGCGGGTCTGGTCGAACAGCTCCAGGTACATTGCCGCACTGGTTTCAATGCGGATCAATTCAAGGTCCTCGTAGCGAGTGGTTTGCAGCTCCGCTGCCGCGCGTTCCTTCAGCTCAGGTATCCGCGATGCCTCGGCGACCTTCAACGCATCTTGCCGGTGCACAAGTTGGATGATCCCCGACGCGGCTTCAGCAGCGTTGAGATAGTTGAGAACGCGCCTCTCCCAGACCTTATTTCGGCATTCATCGTTAGCACAGCGACCGAAGACCATCTGCAGCGCGCGATCGCGGTCGCGCGCGTCGGCCAATTTCTCCGAGGCTTGGTCCAAGAGGCTATCGACCCGGGCGGGGCAGTCCGGGTCGCTAACGGCGTAGTCGAGCGGCCTAAGAACGTAGCCGGGGCCCTCGCTTGGCTCCGCTTGAAGAGCAGCTTCTGCCCCATCGAGCAACTGACCGAGGGCTCGCTGGATGGCGCTGTTATCACCGATGATTCGTGCAAGTCGGGCAGCGATACGCAGGTATTCGTCGGAGTCAGCGGCGCGGTTCCACTGGGCTGCGGCGTCGATGTAGTTATCGACCGCGATCCTCGCATTTACGAGGGCCGCCGCCCCACCGCATTGAAACAAGGCATGCGCCAACCGGGCCCGCCCTGACGCCGCCTCAACACGGTCGAGAAGATCGCGCCAAACCTGACGCACGTCCTCGCCGACAGACTTGATCGGCGGCGGATCGGGATCGTCGCTTTCCACTCGCGGCATGAGACGGGCCCCTTTGCCGGCGCAGTCGACCATGTAGTCAAAGGCCCAACAGGTAGCTTTCAGTTCGAGAGTGGCGTCGTCCGGCAGGTCGCCGAATAGCATCACTCCGACTTCCTCGCGGATCGCGTAGGCCATGGAAAAGACGCTCTCCGCGGAGGCGGCTCGGTCAATCGCGGCTGCGTACCAGGCTACGTTTCGCGGTTGGTCTGTCGTATCGCTCATAGCTGGAGATCGTAGAACCGCGGTCCGACACCTCTATTCGGAGGAATTTCGATGCCCAGCGCTCGGCCCGCGCCCATTCGATGTACGGAGACATCACCCTACTAGGTGGAACACTTTTGGGAACAGGCGCGAAGCGCTAATGAATCTTGGGAACGAGTCTGGCGTCATCCTCGTGCGATATCCGCTTTCTAGCTGCGACGAAATCACTCGCCCTGTGTCATCCAGGCGGGAAGCGCGGTACGTCCGTTTTAAACCCGCAGCGCCTTCGGAACTCGGGGCCTGCATAGTCAACCGTCATGCGAACGATTCCTGCGTCGACATAGCGAATTTTCTGCCCACTATCGTTCCTCGGCGGGTGCGCGGCCTCTTGCCTCAACCGCCTCGTCGAGGTTTTGCGACAGGACGTCGCGCAACTGGGCGATGGTCGTGATGTCGATGAGAGCAAGTTGTGTGACTAGCTCGGAACAGACCGCGTCTTCACTGGCCGTGCGGTCTGGGAATTCCCGCCGGAGGTATGCCTTTAGGCTGCTTCTGTCGAGTGGGATGTCGAAGGCCGTAGCGTCGTCAGCACGGCGCGCTTCGTCGATTTTGCCAGTGCCACCCCACTCTGCCGGCCGCTATCAGCTAAATAGGTAAACGCAAGACTTCGGAGTTGGGACGGCTTCTCTACATGATTGACACTCTGTGTGGTCGCGCGTCAATCATGGGTTATTCAAGATGGACTCAGCGAATTTCTTTGTGCGCTCTTCTATAACGGTTCTCGTCCAAGCCGGTTCAGAAAGTACTTGCATACTGCGAGGGAAATCAGAGACACGCGGTTGAAGGTAGGAGGTCTTCTTGTCCTTGAATTCTCTATTGCTAGCAGACGAATTCTTGCTTTTACTCAGGAGCACTAAATTTCCGGCAGTGTTCACAACTGCGTCGATATCCTGCGGGCTGAAATTTTTGCACCACTCGCTGTTCGTGTTTGGGTTCTGTGGAAGCACATGTTCGACCGACCGTACATTGAACTCGCGGGCGTGATCCAATTCGGAGGCGAGTATTTCTGCCCGCAACAGCAAATACTTGCTGTAACCTGAAGTATAGAAATTCCCAACGAGGCAAGCTTCTTGTATCGCCTTCGGGTCACTTTTCTCCGTTGTAGCCTTAATTGCTTCACGGTATCGCCCAGTGTCCATACTCTTTAGTAAGTCGGTATAGACGGAGTAACGTTCGTCTTTTCGCATCCCGCTTACCCAGTGCGTCAAGTACACTTTCTCGATGCCAAGAATGTATTCGTACAGCCCGGTGGTGCCAAACTTTCTTGCATATGCCAAGACGCAGGCCCGCCATTCAGACGCGCTGAACTGCCATACCATTGCGGAGATCAGCGTCCTGAACTTTATACCATCGCTAGTCGCGTCGAGATAGTCAAAATCTACAAAAAGCTCTTCGTAAAGCTTGACGTATATCTCGAGCTCATCGATGAACGACTTACCAGGGGTGGGCTTCCCAGGCTGATTGAAGATGCGCGTTTCGAACTCTCGCAGAAGGTCAGCCTGCGGTTTGTCTCGAATATATATAAGGCGCAGAAGGTAGAATAGATCTTCAAAATTCGTTTCACCGAGCGACTCTTCCATCGTCTCCCAACGATTCGCGTACCGTCTACGCGCGTCATCGTCGATTATTACATTCGGGGCGATATTCCGCGCCTTGATTATATCAATACGTCGGAGCTGCTTACCTCGGTCGTTGACGATGGTGAACAATCGGAAAGCTTCTTCAAAGTCAGTCGCAGTGAGAAAGATGATGACACAGTGCTGAAATATGTACTTTGCTAAACCCTCAGCTTCCTCGGCCGAGAATGACTTAAGTCGTTCATGGAAGATGTCTCGAGCAAGAATATAACGTGACTCGGCTGGAGTGACGGCTCCTGAGGGTTGGTAGGTAGTTGTCCCGCCTTGCATCCCGACCATCTGATTAAATACGTTCGAGTCCCTGACTTCAATCCGGTTGCGTGACGGAATATTGTCTAACGACTTCGCCGGCTGAATGATTTTATCCTGCAGCTGACTACGGATATCGGTGGCGTCTGCCAACGCGGCAAGATCGCGTATGCAAGCGAGTAGTATGCACAACGCCGTTAAGCGCTGCTGGCCGTCCACGATGTCAAATGTTCGTTCTGCGGTTTTGTGCAGTACCAACGTCCCAAGAAAATAGTCTGTGGTCTGCCTCGCCGTTGTAAGATCATCGACTAGGTCTGTCAAATTATCCTGATCCCAGGAAAATGGTCGCTGATATTCCGGCACCCTGAAGAAGTAATCTTCGGAGAAGAGTTTTCCGATAGTCAGCGACGCGCTATCTAAGCTTGGCAACTGGGATCCTTCCGAGACTGCACACTGGCGCCCATCTTATTCGCAGTGCCGCGGCTATGTAACTCACCTGTCCGCGATCGCGGACGAACCTCGTCGCCGCGGGTCTGGCTACACCTCATCAACGACCCGTTCGTCGAGCTCGCCACGGTGTGAATTTTTCCATGACCGCCGTTCTGCGAACCCGTAGCAGGCTTCTCGACCTGCGAGAAAGCGCTGGTCGAGAGCCCGAGGGTGCTGTGGACCTCTACTTGGTGTTACATCCTTGCTGCATCAACGGGCGCTGGCGCCACTACGCAGATTGCGGGCCGCAGCGCTTTATCGCTTCTATGGGCGCAAGCCTCCTCGAGTGTGAAGCTCCACTCTTTCACTGCCCCGTGTAGTTCGCGAGGCCTGCCGCTGACGGGGCTGCGAGTCCACCTCGGCGTCTCGTCGCAGTGTTGCGAGCAGAGGCGATTACGAGGTGCACAACACCAACGAAAGGGGAGCGCTCAAGTCGGACGGAGCCCAATCTCGCAGCGAAGATCGGCCAGTGTTTGCCGGCGCCCAGAGCACCTCGCCGCCGGCCGCCAGCTAACACGCAAACGCAAAGACTTCTGATTTGGGAACAAATTTGGGAACAAAACCCTCCGAAACGGGTCGATATGGCTGAGCCGCCCTGAAATGGTGTGAAATGTCAATAGCCATTTACCTGCATAAATGAGACTTAACGGACCTAGCAAACTATTGAGACGACAGCTCATAACCCAGTAGTCACTGGCGCGAATCCAGTCCCGGCGCTCGGCTACCGCGAAACGCTTAGAGCAGACTTTTCTGGCGACGTCCGCGTGCGGGTGGCAGCGGAGTCGGGAATCTCTGCAAGTGATCTCGATCGTGGCATCTGGCTGTGGCAACGTAGCCGTTAGGTCCGCTAGCCCCAAACTAAATCAGTCGCAGGATTGTGTCCCGGCGCGCCCGACGACTGTCGCGACCTGTGGAACTAGATCGCAGCTATCCCGCGGCTGAATTGTGTTCGGCCGGTTGAGAAGAAGCCTGCACAGTCGCGGCGGACCGAGCAGCCTTCGCACTCCTCCACGTAGGCGTTTTTCCAGTCCGAGATCGATTGCAGCGCGAAGGGCCGGAGGCTGGGGTCGAGCACGCACAGCGGCAGGTTATAGATGGAAACGTTGACCCCGGTCGTTGCGAGCACGTCGACGCCGGCCTTCAATTGTTCTTGATAGTCAACGGGATCGATCCACAGCATGTCGTTGTTGGCGATCGCAAAGCCGGTGTTTTCCATGCCCATGAGAGCCACGTGGTCCACGAAGGGCAGGTTGCGAGCGATCCACGAGCACGTCTCACGCAGGCGGGGAGCGGTGATGGCGTGAAGCACGACCCGTACTTCAACTCGCTGGCCCCGATCCTTGAGATGAAGAATGCCTAGGACCGTTTGGTCGAAGGCTCCCTTCGCCTGGACGACGTAGTCATGGATCTGGTCGACGGCCGCGTAGATCGGTATTCCTGCCGAAAGTCTGGGGTGGCGAACGTCCGCCCAGGTGGTCGCGACCTCGGGCGAGGCGAAGGCACGCCCATTGGTCAGCACGTGAATCGCAGTGTTGGGGAGCAGATCCCGCGTCAGCTCGACTAGGCCGATGAATTGCCGCCAGTCGGTGAGAGGCTCACCGCCGGTGAATGTCAGAGCGGGTGTCGCCGGATCGACCAGCGGAATAGTCT includes:
- a CDS encoding helix-turn-helix domain-containing protein, whose protein sequence is MIVPDGRTDYEKLRELLGNPEETHLDLKASVDLGVLEDRLKIVKDIVTMSNRPPGGYILIGVDDAGVPCTPIGTIKDRRAFDGAKLGDLVRKYIEGEIHLRVQIHDHGSDEIVMVFVPHHRDGLPVPFSKDGEFMDPDGKVVTVFRPGEIWVREGAQNVRLRHAHWPDVLSEYTARIRKEAGDLAQQVIREFIASQANSAGTRRDIPLSTNMDYPTFAEAAATLLEVDNDVRLRQFLRSLTQSMAAGMSVEDFEKALNLWVIFCAQALYFERGDLVTEAIERLGDQYVKLGVGSDATRKRLSTVIRLYVIGSLAVRLEAWETVSSLALRPVPSESYGADYTYSSWIRHAQVDASRADLTSGRNGFIISAARELIVDHSAMRPDLDNIEFPSDTEITAHDVLLNSLCQFDLAYCFIVYTRGTGHGKAYPSSAAFNEDRATPVAQRIVSDADIRHRLIPGATDAEIAHAMREVYRVAMTQSLSEGGRWWGPPPTVDEFIGKNDPGPAAQG
- a CDS encoding DUF4209 domain-containing protein — translated: MAYAIREEVGVMLFGDLPDDATLELKATCWAFDYMVDCAGKGARLMPRVESDDPDPPPIKSVGEDVRQVWRDLLDRVEAASGRARLAHALFQCGGAAALVNARIAVDNYIDAAAQWNRAADSDEYLRIAARLARIIGDNSAIQRALGQLLDGAEAALQAEPSEGPGYVLRPLDYAVSDPDCPARVDSLLDQASEKLADARDRDRALQMVFGRCANDECRNKVWERRVLNYLNAAEAASGIIQLVHRQDALKVAEASRIPELKERAAAELQTTRYEDLELIRIETSAAMYLELFDQTRDQMSSGATWQEALLSFAKYGPLSGNYEQNCATVEANRNAAPLTALFPDMILGPDGLPIYQATSPEDRFDGDLTKWEAQLISGNLRPMAAALHSIPERFGMPEQEALVVFLSQWPSTNPYVIQAATLALQRYWCGDYEGAVYTATPWIENAIRQVILNANRGIYMLQNIRKPGQYPGLGAMIDLLPGVFTLSDSRYRFLKATLTHPLGFNLRNQLSHGIGLYNSSQAAALVLHTLLTVSLITQKPPTKGDNEKPSGEGE
- a CDS encoding DUF262 domain-containing protein, encoding MPSLDSASLTIGKLFSEDYFFRVPEYQRPFSWDQDNLTDLVDDLTTARQTTDYFLGTLVLHKTAERTFDIVDGQQRLTALCILLACIRDLAALADATDIRSQLQDKIIQPAKSLDNIPSRNRIEVRDSNVFNQMVGMQGGTTTYQPSGAVTPAESRYILARDIFHERLKSFSAEEAEGLAKYIFQHCVIIFLTATDFEEAFRLFTIVNDRGKQLRRIDIIKARNIAPNVIIDDDARRRYANRWETMEESLGETNFEDLFYLLRLIYIRDKPQADLLREFETRIFNQPGKPTPGKSFIDELEIYVKLYEELFVDFDYLDATSDGIKFRTLISAMVWQFSASEWRACVLAYARKFGTTGLYEYILGIEKVYLTHWVSGMRKDERYSVYTDLLKSMDTGRYREAIKATTEKSDPKAIQEACLVGNFYTSGYSKYLLLRAEILASELDHAREFNVRSVEHVLPQNPNTNSEWCKNFSPQDIDAVVNTAGNLVLLSKSKNSSASNREFKDKKTSYLQPRVSDFPRSMQVLSEPAWTRTVIEERTKKFAESILNNP
- the hxsC gene encoding His-Xaa-Ser system radical SAM maturase HxsC produces the protein MGVMKPLVLSGRSPEADIIGLGPERRYVRLRSPHSPPAHDRDAALVADDNDWELAHAHGYRLGIARDARPAGAVLNYVRLPAGFAELGEGDVLGIAPQSRRVRVLYRRASRHNFFLVTERCNNYCLMCSQPPKKVDDGWLIDEIAQTIPLVDPATPALTFTGGEPLTDWRQFIGLVELTRDLLPNTAIHVLTNGRAFASPEVATTWADVRHPRLSAGIPIYAAVDQIHDYVVQAKGAFDQTVLGILHLKDRGQRVEVRVVLHAITAPRLRETCSWIARNLPFVDHVALMGMENTGFAIANNDMLWIDPVDYQEQLKAGVDVLATTGVNVSIYNLPLCVLDPSLRPFALQSISDWKNAYVEECEGCSVRRDCAGFFSTGRTQFSRGIAAI